The Buchnera aphidicola str. APS (Acyrthosiphon pisum) genome has a segment encoding these proteins:
- the cysK gene encoding cysteine synthase A — translation MSKIYQDNSLTIGNTPLVRLNRIGNGNILVKIESRNPSFSVKCRIGANMIWHAEKNNNINKNVKLIEATSGNTGIALAYVAASRNYRLTLTMPETMSIERKKILKSLGAELILTDGRYGMKGAISKANDIISRNPSKYFLLKQFENPANPEIHQITTGPEIWNDTNGNLDILISAVGTGGTITGITRYIKKIKRKKNLISIAVEPSESPVITQFLAGKAIEPGPHKIQGIGPGFIPKNLDLTIIDQVITVSSEEAILTAKELMKKEGILAGISSGAALYAAIKIQQQKKFSDKKIVVILPSSGERYLSTELFSEL, via the coding sequence ATGAGTAAAATATATCAAGATAATTCTTTAACTATTGGTAATACACCTCTAGTTCGTTTAAATAGAATTGGAAATGGAAATATTTTAGTAAAAATAGAATCTAGAAATCCAAGTTTTAGTGTTAAATGTAGAATTGGTGCTAATATGATATGGCACGCCGAAAAAAATAATAATATAAATAAAAATGTAAAACTAATCGAGGCGACTAGTGGTAATACAGGAATAGCATTAGCTTATGTTGCAGCTTCTAGAAATTATCGATTAACTCTAACTATGCCTGAAACCATGTCTATTGAGCGGAAAAAAATATTAAAATCTTTAGGTGCAGAATTGATTTTAACCGATGGAAGATATGGCATGAAGGGAGCTATTTCTAAGGCAAATGATATTATATCTCGCAATCCAAGTAAATATTTTTTATTAAAACAATTTGAGAATCCAGCTAATCCTGAAATTCATCAAATTACTACTGGACCAGAAATATGGAACGATACTAATGGCAATTTAGATATTTTAATTTCTGCTGTAGGAACGGGTGGCACAATTACTGGTATCACAAGATATATCAAAAAAATAAAAAGAAAAAAAAATTTAATCAGTATAGCTGTTGAACCTTCTGAATCACCTGTAATCACACAATTTTTAGCAGGAAAAGCAATCGAGCCTGGACCACATAAAATTCAAGGAATTGGGCCTGGTTTTATACCCAAAAACTTAGATTTAACAATAATCGATCAAGTTATTACTGTTTCTAGTGAAGAAGCAATATTAACGGCTAAAGAATTAATGAAAAAAGAAGGTATACTAGCAGGAATCTCTTCTGGTGCTGCGTTATATGCAGCAATAAAAATCCAACAGCAAAAAAAATTTTCAGACAAAAAAATAGTTGTTATTTTACCTTCTTCAGGAGAACGTTATTTAAGTACAGAATTATTTTCTGAACTATAA
- the fliF gene encoding flagellar basal-body MS-ring/collar protein FliF, whose amino-acid sequence MNFSTIEESVLKEKKKFNNFLSGFLKNSRFLIILLTAAAITAVSISVWIKSPEYQVLYNHLSNEDRGSIINELNEMKIPYQFTDSDGPILVPKDKVYEIRLRLAENNLPRGGSIGFELLDKEKFGISQYNEQINYHRALEGELARTIKKINSVKNARIHIAFSKSSLFLQDKKKSSASIILELQPGRNLNTGQINAIMHLISSSISDLPVENITIVDQSGKLLNQTSVEYDQVNDSQFKYTEEIETRYRNRIKNILEPLVGIGNIYAQVTAQIDFNAQEKTQEKYSPNSDHKNQSIRSHQIIIHNEIEKSNIQEETPIPLSNSNNHVYFNNNIKNSKNLKNNYIPVDSKINRDNTVNYELNHSVSHTKMNIGEIKRLSAAVIVNFSKDKNGKFVPLSTQKIKNIEHLIREAIGYSKARGDSVHLVNASFAKYDQKIPVHINHINTFRKSNFLYNFAPWFCSFALLFLLLKKYICPFSKNNTFQNTIPVQEKKSIDTRNIIEKNTFQVDLQNNTNTDKLIHKICNISNQNPRTIALIIRQWMSDKI is encoded by the coding sequence ATGAATTTCAGTACTATAGAAGAGTCCGTTTTAAAAGAGAAAAAAAAATTTAATAATTTTTTATCTGGTTTTTTAAAAAATTCTCGTTTTTTAATTATTTTATTAACAGCTGCAGCTATTACTGCTGTTTCTATTTCAGTATGGATTAAATCTCCTGAGTATCAAGTTTTGTATAATCACTTATCTAATGAAGATCGTGGATCTATTATTAACGAATTAAACGAAATGAAAATTCCTTATCAATTCACTGATTCTGATGGTCCAATATTAGTTCCAAAAGATAAAGTATATGAAATTCGATTGCGTTTAGCAGAAAATAATTTGCCTAGAGGCGGGAGTATTGGATTTGAATTATTAGATAAAGAAAAATTTGGAATTAGTCAATACAATGAACAAATAAATTATCATCGTGCTTTAGAAGGAGAATTAGCTCGAACTATAAAAAAAATTAATTCTGTAAAAAATGCCAGAATACATATAGCATTTTCTAAATCATCACTATTTTTACAGGATAAAAAGAAATCATCAGCTTCAATTATTTTAGAATTACAACCAGGAAGAAATCTAAATACAGGTCAAATTAATGCTATAATGCATTTAATTTCAAGTAGTATATCTGACCTTCCAGTGGAAAATATTACTATTGTAGATCAATCAGGTAAGTTATTAAATCAAACTTCTGTGGAATATGATCAGGTGAATGATTCACAATTTAAATATACTGAAGAGATTGAAACTCGCTATAGAAATAGAATAAAAAATATTTTAGAACCATTAGTGGGAATTGGGAATATTTACGCTCAAGTTACTGCTCAGATAGATTTTAATGCACAAGAAAAAACACAGGAAAAATATTCACCAAATAGTGATCATAAAAATCAATCAATAAGATCGCATCAAATAATTATTCACAACGAAATAGAAAAGAGCAATATTCAAGAAGAGACGCCTATTCCTTTATCTAACTCTAATAATCATGTTTATTTTAATAATAATATTAAAAATAGTAAAAATTTAAAAAATAATTATATTCCTGTTGATAGTAAAATTAATCGTGATAACACAGTAAATTATGAATTAAATCATAGTGTATCACATACAAAAATGAACATAGGAGAAATTAAAAGGTTATCAGCAGCAGTTATAGTGAACTTTTCTAAAGATAAAAATGGAAAATTTGTCCCTTTAAGCACACAAAAAATAAAAAATATTGAACATTTAATACGAGAAGCAATAGGATATTCGAAAGCTCGAGGAGATAGTGTTCATCTTGTTAATGCATCATTTGCTAAATATGATCAAAAAATACCAGTTCATATAAATCATATAAATACTTTTAGAAAATCAAATTTTTTATATAATTTTGCACCATGGTTTTGTTCTTTTGCACTTCTTTTTCTTTTATTAAAAAAGTACATATGTCCTTTTTCAAAAAATAATACGTTTCAAAATACAATACCTGTACAAGAAAAAAAAAGTATAGATACACGTAATATTATAGAAAAAAATACTTTTCAAGTAGATCTTCAAAATAATACTAATACAGATAAATTAATTCATAAAATTTGTAATATATCTAATCAGAATCCACGTACTATAGCGTTGATTATTCGTCAATGGATGAGTGATAAAATATGA
- the gltX gene encoding glutamate--tRNA ligase, which produces MKVKTRFAPSPTGNLHIGSIRTALYSWLFARHHNGKFVLRIEDTDLVRSELISIDSIFNGLKWLGLNWDEGPYFQTKRLDRYKEVINVMLEKEDAYICVCSCQELEEIRKKQIEKGNKPRYPGTCRNLNIKNISNQNHVIRFKNPLFGKVKFQDKIRGEIVFDNAELDDLVIQRSNGMPTYNFCVVVDDMDMKITHVIRGEDHISNTPRQINILNSLKVKIPVYAHLSMILDEKGNKISKRKNAINIIEYYENGFLPEALLNYIIRLGWSYGDKEIFNLSEMKELFNLKSITKSSSTVNFKKLLWMNKYYINNSPLDYVSDCLKNYMEKKNINVEKGPDLELLVKLFRSRHHTLKEITESCRYFYEEINFFNHTVIEKYFTRKNCFILQTCYKKIEKLSIWDNKNISKIINDVSELIKVTKKEISMILRISMTGDICSPSISTVILLIGKEKALLRINNVVNYIKNL; this is translated from the coding sequence ATGAAAGTAAAAACTCGTTTTGCACCTAGTCCCACTGGAAACTTACATATTGGAAGCATTCGTACTGCTTTGTATTCTTGGTTGTTTGCAAGACATCATAATGGAAAGTTCGTATTGCGTATAGAAGATACGGATCTAGTACGTTCTGAATTAATTTCTATAGATTCTATTTTTAATGGATTAAAATGGTTGGGTCTCAATTGGGATGAAGGTCCTTATTTTCAAACTAAACGATTAGATAGATATAAAGAAGTTATTAATGTTATGTTAGAAAAAGAAGATGCATATATTTGCGTGTGCTCTTGTCAAGAATTAGAAGAAATACGAAAGAAACAAATTGAAAAAGGTAATAAACCACGCTATCCTGGTACATGTAGAAATTTAAATATCAAGAATATATCAAATCAAAATCATGTAATAAGGTTTAAAAATCCACTTTTTGGAAAAGTAAAATTTCAAGATAAAATTCGAGGAGAAATTGTTTTTGATAATGCTGAATTAGATGATCTTGTTATTCAACGTTCTAACGGTATGCCTACTTATAACTTTTGTGTCGTCGTCGACGATATGGATATGAAAATTACTCATGTTATTCGTGGAGAGGATCACATTAGTAATACACCCCGTCAAATCAATATTTTGAATTCTTTAAAAGTAAAAATACCTGTGTATGCACATTTATCAATGATTTTAGATGAGAAAGGTAATAAAATTTCTAAAAGAAAAAATGCTATAAATATAATTGAATACTATGAAAATGGATTTTTGCCAGAAGCATTATTAAATTATATCATACGATTAGGTTGGTCTTATGGCGACAAAGAGATATTTAACCTCTCAGAAATGAAAGAATTATTTAATTTAAAATCTATTACTAAATCTTCTAGTACAGTAAATTTTAAAAAACTTTTATGGATGAATAAATATTATATTAATAATTCACCATTAGATTATGTTTCTGACTGCCTTAAGAATTACATGGAAAAGAAAAATATTAATGTAGAAAAGGGTCCTGATTTAGAATTGTTAGTTAAATTATTTAGAAGTCGTCATCATACTTTAAAAGAAATAACAGAATCTTGTCGATATTTTTACGAAGAAATTAATTTTTTTAATCATACAGTCATAGAAAAATATTTTACAAGAAAAAATTGTTTTATTTTACAAACATGTTATAAGAAAATTGAAAAATTATCTATTTGGGACAACAAAAATATATCTAAAATAATCAATGACGTATCTGAATTAATCAAAGTTACAAAAAAAGAAATTAGTATGATATTACGTATCTCTATGACAGGAGATATCTGTTCGCCTAGTATAAGTACTGTCATACTTTTAATTGGAAAAGAAAAAGCTTTATTAAGAATCAATAACGTTGTTAATTATATTAAAAATTTATAA
- the fliE gene encoding flagellar hook-basal body complex protein FliE, giving the protein MFIENINHQNINTKFNLLDAQKKDSENFIDYIKIALGEISKNQNHAKIDSEKFILNQSGISLNDVMINLEKSSISMQLAVQIRNKIVSAYQEIMSQQI; this is encoded by the coding sequence ATGTTTATTGAAAATATCAATCATCAAAATATTAATACAAAATTTAATTTGTTAGACGCACAAAAAAAAGACAGTGAAAATTTTATAGACTATATAAAAATAGCACTAGGAGAAATAAGCAAAAATCAAAATCATGCAAAAATTGATTCTGAAAAATTCATATTAAATCAATCAGGAATTTCTCTAAACGATGTAATGATCAATTTAGAAAAATCTTCTATTTCTATGCAATTAGCAGTACAAATAAGAAATAAAATTGTATCAGCTTATCAAGAAATTATGAGTCAACAAATATAA
- the ligA gene encoding NAD-dependent DNA ligase LigA: protein MTSTKDKIEKLRKILLKYEYFYHTLNQSIISDAEYDYLFRQLYELELKNKELIPSDSPTQKVGSHILQKFKKIKHFSPMLSLENTFDVNGYLNFKKRIKKSIHNNEPLSFCCELKLDGVAISIIYEEGIFVRAATRGDGFEGENITSNARMIDSIPLKLKGIDIPKRLEIRGEVFMLKSNFIKLNKKYKLNQNKYFSNPRNAAAGSLRHIDPNITAERKLIFSCHGCDFFVKTNKELTTHYQRLMKCLSWGIPVNKEIVICSSDIEIIQFYKKIAQKRNFLDFDIDGIVIKVNSLELQKKIGSTTKSPRWAIAFKFSPKERITTLNDVKFQVGRTGVITPVAYFNPVYISGVMISKASLHNKNEIERLNLHFNDTITICRSGDVIPRLLNVIEIRRCDNAKKIIFPSFCPVCNTELLENIEEKLIRCHSGLTCDAQKKQALYHFFSKKSLYVVGLGPKIINELVEKGLVKNPIDFFYLKDIDLIQLKNVGKRKSIKIINSIKKCKKTTLKCFIYALGIPGVGEVVAGKIANYFIKLDKLMNSNILELNCISGVGKIISNNIFNYFSTISNREMVVKLIKQAGIFLNDQEIHKINSEKTYFFNKKIVLTGVFKSFSRIELKTILLSLGAKISNNISRKTDFLIYGNNFGSKFFRAKDLDVKIINQEELNSLIRIKE, encoded by the coding sequence ATGACATCTACTAAAGATAAAATCGAAAAATTAAGGAAAATTCTTTTAAAGTATGAATATTTTTATCATACATTAAATCAATCAATTATTTCTGATGCAGAATATGATTACTTATTTCGTCAATTGTATGAATTAGAACTAAAAAATAAAGAACTTATTCCTTCAGACTCACCTACTCAAAAAGTAGGATCGCACATATTGCAGAAATTTAAAAAAATTAAACATTTTTCCCCTATGTTATCATTAGAAAATACCTTTGATGTTAATGGATATTTAAACTTTAAAAAAAGAATTAAAAAATCCATCCATAATAATGAGCCATTATCCTTTTGTTGTGAATTAAAATTAGATGGAGTAGCTATTAGTATAATTTATGAAGAAGGCATCTTTGTGCGAGCTGCAACTCGCGGTGATGGTTTTGAAGGAGAGAATATTACATCTAATGCTCGAATGATTGATTCCATCCCTTTAAAATTAAAAGGAATTGACATACCTAAAAGATTAGAAATTCGAGGTGAAGTATTTATGTTGAAATCGAATTTTATAAAATTAAATAAAAAATATAAATTAAATCAAAATAAATATTTCTCTAACCCTCGAAATGCAGCAGCGGGCTCATTGCGTCATATTGATCCAAATATTACAGCTGAAAGAAAATTAATATTTTCATGTCACGGATGTGATTTTTTTGTAAAAACTAACAAAGAGCTAACAACTCATTATCAACGATTAATGAAATGTTTATCTTGGGGGATACCAGTTAATAAAGAAATTGTTATTTGTTCAAGTGACATAGAGATTATCCAGTTTTATAAAAAAATTGCACAAAAAAGAAATTTTCTTGATTTTGATATAGATGGTATTGTTATTAAAGTTAATTCTTTAGAATTGCAAAAAAAAATAGGATCTACCACAAAATCACCGAGATGGGCTATAGCATTTAAATTTTCTCCTAAAGAAAGGATTACAACATTAAATGATGTGAAATTTCAAGTTGGTAGAACGGGCGTGATTACACCTGTAGCTTATTTTAATCCTGTCTATATATCTGGAGTTATGATTAGTAAGGCATCATTACACAATAAAAATGAAATAGAAAGATTAAACCTACATTTTAATGATACTATTACTATTTGTCGTTCCGGTGATGTTATACCAAGATTATTAAATGTTATTGAGATAAGACGTTGTGACAATGCAAAAAAAATTATTTTTCCTAGTTTTTGTCCGGTATGCAATACAGAATTATTAGAAAATATTGAGGAAAAATTAATTCGCTGTCATTCTGGATTAACATGTGATGCGCAAAAAAAACAAGCATTATATCATTTTTTTTCAAAAAAATCTTTATATGTAGTCGGTTTAGGACCGAAAATTATCAATGAATTAGTAGAAAAGGGATTAGTTAAGAATCCAATAGATTTTTTTTACCTTAAAGATATTGATTTAATTCAATTGAAAAATGTTGGAAAACGGAAAAGTATAAAAATTATTAATAGTATTAAAAAATGTAAAAAAACTACTCTGAAATGTTTTATTTATGCTTTAGGTATACCTGGTGTAGGAGAGGTGGTTGCGGGAAAAATAGCAAATTATTTTATAAAATTAGATAAATTGATGAATTCTAATATTTTAGAACTAAATTGTATTTCAGGAGTAGGAAAAATTATCTCAAATAATATATTTAATTATTTTTCTACAATTTCAAATCGTGAAATGGTGGTTAAATTAATAAAACAAGCCGGAATTTTTTTGAATGATCAAGAAATCCACAAAATAAATTCAGAAAAAACTTATTTTTTTAATAAAAAAATTGTTTTAACAGGGGTTTTTAAATCGTTTTCAAGAATAGAGTTAAAAACAATTTTATTAAGTTTAGGTGCAAAAATTTCAAATAATATTTCTAGAAAAACAGATTTTTTAATTTATGGCAATAATTTCGGTTCAAAATTTTTTAGAGCAAAAGATCTAGACGTCAAAATTATTAATCAAGAGGAGTTAAATTCTTTAATTCGTATTAAAGAGTAG